A stretch of Oryza brachyantha chromosome 4, ObraRS2, whole genome shotgun sequence DNA encodes these proteins:
- the LOC102717789 gene encoding potassium transporter 1, with protein sequence MSSSLEVEGSQGGAAEPTATSRLKRHDSLFGDAEKVSGGKHHGADVSWVRTLHLAFQSVGVIYGDIGTSPLYVYSSTFPQGIRDNDDLLGVLSLIIYTLIIIPMLKYVFIVLYANDNGDGGTFALYSLISRYAKIRMIPNQQAEDAMVSNYSIEAPSSQLRRAQWVKHKLENSRVAKMALFCLTILGTSMVMGDGTLTPAISVLSAVSGIKEKAPSLNQTQVVLISVAILFMLFSVQRFGTDKVGYTFAPVISVWFVLIAGIGLYNLVVHEITILRALNPWYIVQYFRRNGKKGWVSLGGVVLCVTGTEGMFADLGHFNIRAVQISFNCILFPSVALCYIGQAAYLRKFPENVSDTFYKSIPAPMFWPTFIVAILAAIIASQAMLSGAFAILSKALSLGCLPRVRVIHTSEKYEGQVYIPEVNFMMGLASIVVTAAFRTTNSIGNAYGICVVTTFMVTTHLMTVVMLLIWKKHIVFILLFYVVFGFTEMVYLSSILSKFVDGGYLPFCFAMVLMTMMATWHYVHVKRYWYELDHVVPTGEMTALLEENDVRRIPGVGLLYTELVQGIPPLFPRLIRKIPSVHSVFVFMSIKHLPIPHVMLPERFLFRQVGPREHRMFRCVARYGYSDALEQPKEFAAFLVDGLKMFIQEESAFAALPGASEAEAAAAAAPAPPAADCDAAADEHTARPRRSTSSAVHSEEAIQPSRGSSHSGRISLQLQAASPPMDVEEEKRLIDREVSRGVVYLMGEANVSAGHKSSLMKKIAVNYIYTFLRKNLTEGHRALAIPKDQMLKVGITYEI encoded by the exons atgtcgtcgtcgctggAGGTGGAGGGCTCGCAGGGCGGCGCAGCAgagccgacggcgacgagccggCTGAAGCGGCACGACTCGCTGTTCGGCGACGCCGAGAAGGTGTCCGGCGGCAAGCACCACGGGGCCGACGTGAGCTGGGTGCGGACGCTGCACCTGGCGTTCCAGAGCGTGGGCGTCATCTACGGCGACATCGGCACGTCGCCGCTGTACGTCTACTCCAGCACCTTCCCCCAGGGCATCAGGGACAACGACGACCTCCTCGGCGTCCTCTCCCTCATCATCTACACCCTCATCATCATCCCCATGCTCAAGTACGTCTTCATCGTCCTCTACGCCAACGACAATGGCGACG GTGGCACGTTTGCGCTCTACTCGCTGATCTCGAGGTACGCCAAGATCAGGATGATCCCGAACCAGCAGGCGGAGGACGCCATGGTGTCCAACTACAGCATCGAGGCGCCGAGCTCGCAGCTGAGGAGGGCGCAGTGGGTGAAGCACAAGCTCGAGAACAGCCGGGTGGCCAAGATGGCGCTCTTCTGCCTCACCATCCTCGGCACCTCCATGGTCATGGGCGACGGCACCCTGACGCCTGCGATCTCTG TGCTCTCTGCGGTGAGTGGGATCAAAGAGAAAGCTCCAAGCTTGAACCAAA CGCAAGTTGTGCTGATCTCGGTGGCCATCCTGTTCATGCTCTTCTCGGTGCAGCGCTTCGGCACCGACAAGGTCGGCTACACCTTCGCCCCGGTGATCTCGGTGTGGTTCGTCCTCATCGCCGGCATCGGGCTGTACAACCTCGTCGTCCACGAGATCACCATCCTGCGCGCCCTCAACCCGTGGTACATCGTGCAGTACTTCAGGAGGAACGGCAAGAAAGGATGGGTGTCACTCGGTGGCGTCGTCCTCTGTGTCACAG GCACAGAGGGCATGTTTGCTGACCTGGGGCATTTCAACATCAGGGCCGTGCAG ATCAGCTTCAACTGCATCCTGTTCCCGTCGGTGGCGCTCTGCTACATCGGGCAGGCGGCGTACCTGAGGAAATTCCCGGAGAATGTCAGTGACACATTCTACAAATCAATCCCAG CGCCGATGTTCTGGCCGACCTTCATCGTCGCGATCCTCGCCGCCATCATCGCCAGCCAGGCGATGCTCTCCGGCGCATTCGCCATCCTCTCGAAGGCGCTGTCCCTCGGGTGCTTGCCCAGGGTGAGGGTGATCCACACCTCCGAGAAGTACGAGGGGCAGGTCTACATCCCCGAGGTGAACTTCATGATGGGGCTCGCCAGCatcgtcgtcaccgccgccttcAGGACCACCAACAGCATCGGCAACGCGTACG GGATCTGCGTGGTGACGACGTTCATGGTGACGACGCACCTGATGACGGTGGTGATGCTGCTGATATGGAAGAAGCACATCGTGTTCATCCTGCTGTTCTACGTCGTGTTCGGGTTCACGGAGATGGTGTACCTGTCGTCGATCCTGTCCAAGTTCGTCGACGGCGGGTACCTGCCGTTCTGCTTCGCGATGGTGCTGATGACGATGATGGCGACGTGGCACTACGTGCACGTGAAGCGGTACTGGTACGAGCTGGACCACGTGGTGCCGACGGGGGAGATGACGGCGCTGCTGGAGGAGAACGACGTGCGGCGGATCCCCGGCGTGGGGCTGCTCTACacggagctggtgcagggcaTCCCGCCGCTGTTCCCGCGGCTGATCCGCAAGATCCCCTCCGTGCACTCCGTCTTCGTCTTCATGTCCATCAAGCACCTCCCCATCCCGCACGTCATGCTGCCGGAGCGGTTCCTCTTCCGGCAGGTCGGCCCCAGGGAGCACCGCATGTTCCGCTGCGTCGCCAGGTACGGCTACAGCGACGCGCTGGAGCAGCCCAAGGAGTTCGCCGCCTTCCTCGTCGACGGCCTCAAGATGTTCATCCAGGAGGAGAGCGCGTTCGCCGCGCTCCCCGGGGCgtcggaggcggaggccgccgccgccgccgcccccgcccccccgGCGGCGGactgcgacgccgccgccgacgagcacacggcgaggccgaggcggtcGACGAGCTCCGCGGTGCACAGCGAGGAGGCGATCCAGCCGTCGCGGGGGAGCAGCCACTCGGGCAGAATCAGCCTCCAGCTCCAGGCGGCAAGCCCGCCGATGgacgtggaggaggagaagcggcTGATCGACAGGGAGGTGAGCCGCGGCGTGGTGTACCTGATGGGCGAGGCCAACGTGTCGGCGGGGCACAAGTCGTCCCTCATGAAGAAGATCGCCGTCAACTACATCTACACCTTCCTGAGGAAGAACCTGACGGAAGGGCACAGGGCGCTCGCCATTCCCAAAGACCAGATGCTCAAGGTCGGGATCACATATGAAATATag
- the LOC102700426 gene encoding potassium transporter 19-like has protein sequence MDPETDRQEHGHAKRAGAKLQRHDSLYGDAEKVSGAQHHGHEDSWVRTLRLAFQCIGVIYGDIGTSPLYVYAGTFTSGIGNIDDLYGTLSLILYSIILLPMIKYVFIVLYANDNGDGGTFALYSLISRYAKVSLIPNQQAEDAMVSGYGLDTVSAPMKRAQWVKKILESNTMAKVAIFLLTILGTSMVISDGVLTPAISVLSAVSGLQEKAPQLKQGQIVWISVAILVVLFSVQRFGTDKVGYSFAPIILLWFMFIGGIGLYNLIKYDVGVLRAFYPKYIIDYFRRNGKDAWISLGGILLCFTGTEAMFADLGHFNIRSVQLSFSFVLFPAVSLAYIGQTAFLRKHPEHVSDTFYKSIPAPLFWPTLIIAVSAAIIASQAMISGTFAIISQSQTLGCFPRVKVLHTSKIYEGQVYVPEINFALGLLCVIVTLGFQTTTNIGNAYGICVTSVMVITTILLVIVMLLIWRVSVWLIIPFCLVFGSIELVFLSSVLYKFKDGGYLPIVTAAVLVSMMATWHYVHAKKYQYELEHIVTNGDMIELIEKHDVKRTSGVGFLYTELVQGISPIFPHLIEKIPFVHSVLVFVSIKHLPVPHVENSERFLFRKVRSKNSKMFRCVVRYGYSDTLQGSEEFAALLSEHLQLYVEEEQQMITSMMPNQETEVLQTSSMVLENDNARPSHRAAVGSTVYVEETLRPGEPTEFTQPCISNLSGRISEEQYHIIGEEKQFIQREMQKGVVYILGEIEIKARHNSSFIKKIVVNYVYSFLRKNFRQGEKAFAIPRQKVLKVGMAYEI, from the exons ATGGATCCTGAAACTGATAGACAGGAGCATGGACATGCAAAAAGAGCTGGTGCGAAACTGCAGCGTCATGACTCGCTATATGGGGATGCAGAGAAAGTATCAGGTGCACAACACCATGGCCACGAG GACAGCTGGGTTCGGACATTACGTCTAGCATTCCAGTGCATTGGGGTGATATACGGCGACATCGGCACCTCACCGCTCTACGTGTACGCAGGCACTTTCACGAGTGGCATCGGCAACATCGACGACCTCTATGGAACCTTGTCACTCATTCTTTACAGCATAATTCTTCTGCCCATGATTAAGTACGTCTTTATTGTGCTGTATGCAAATGACAATGGGGATG GTGGCACCTTTGCACTTTATTCATTGATATCGCGCTATGCAAAAGTGAGCTTGATTCCGAATCAGCAAGCTGAAGATGCAATGGTATCAGGCTATGGTTTGGATACAGTATCAGCTCCAATGAAAAGAGCACAGTGGGTCAAAAAAATTCTGGAGAGCAATACAATGGCTAAGGTTGCAATTTTCCTTCTTACAATCCTGGGAACATCAATGGTCATCAGTGATGGTGTTTTAACACCAGCAATATCTG TACTCTCTGCGGTGAGTGGTCTCCAAGAGAAAGCACCTCAGTTAAAACAAG GCCAAATAGTGTGGATTTCCGTGGCCATTCTAGTGGTGCTCTTCTCTGTTCAGCGTTTCGGCACAGACAAAGTTGGCTATTCCTTTGCACCCATTATTCTTCTGTGGTTCATGTTCATCGGTGGTATTGGGCTTTACAACTTGATCAAGTATGATGTTGGCGTCCTGAGAGCTTTCTATCCAAAATACATCATAGATTACTTCAGAAGGAATGGAAAAGATGCATGGATCTCCCTTGGAGGCATCCTCTTATGCTTCACAG GCACAGAAGCTATGTTTGCTGATTTAGGCCATTTCAACATAAGGTCGGTTCAG CTAAGCTTCAGCTTCGTTTTATTCCCAGCAGTATCACTAGCCTATATTGGCCAAACTGCATTCCTTCGGAAACACCCAGAGCATGTTTCAGATACTTTTTACAAGTCAATCCCAG CACCGCTGTTCTGGCCGACCCTGATAATTGCTGTATCTGCTGCGATCATCGCAAGCCAGGCTATGATATCCGGTACCTTTGCGATCATTTCACAGTCGCAGACGCTGGGTTGCTTTCCAAGGGTCAAAGTACTCCACACATCAAAGATTTATGAGGGTCAGGTTTACGTTCCAGAGATAAACTTTGCCCTTGGGTTGCTCTGCGTGATAGTAACTCTTGGCTTCCAGACGACGACTAATATTGGCAACGCATATG GAATTTGTGTTACCAGTGTGATGGTAATCACAACTATTCTGCTGGTAATTGTGATGCTTCTCATATGGAGGGTCAGTGTTTGGCTCATCATACCATTCTGCCTGGTATTTGGTTCTATAGAGCTTGTGTTTCTCTCCTCGGTTCTTTACAAATTCAAAGACGGAGGTTACCTGCCTATTGTCACTGCGGCGGTTCTGGTGTCAATGATGGCTACCTGGCACTATGTTCACGCCAAGAAATATCAGTATGAGCTCGAGCACATAGTTACAAATGGAGACATGATAGAGCTGATAGAGAAACATGATGTGAAACGAACCAGTGGTGTAGGCTTCCTTTATACAGAGCTAGTACAAGGGATTTCCCCAATATTCCCCCACCTCATTGAGAAAATACCCTTTGTTCATTCAGTCCTAGTGTTTGTTTCAATCAAACATTTACCTGTCCCTCATGTGGAAAACTCAGAGCGATTCCTCTTCAGAAAAGTTCGGTCCAAAAACTCCAAGATGTTTCGGTGCGTGGTGCGCTATGGATATAGCGACACCCTACAAGGGTCTGAGGAATTTGCTGCATTACTTAGCGAGCATCTGCAGCTATATGTTGAAGAGGAGCAGCAAATGATCACAAGCATGATGCCAAATCAAGAAACCGAGGTTCTTCAGACAAGTTCCATGGTACTGGAGAATGACAATGCAAGGCCATCACATAGAGCTGCAGTTGGTTCCACGGTGTATGTCGAAGAGACACTGAGGCCTGGCGAGCCTACTGAGTTCACCCAGCCTTGCATAAGCAATCTATCGGGCAGGATTAGTGAAGAACAATACCACATTATTGGGGAAGAAAAACAGTTCATTCAAAGGGAGATGCAAAAAGGAGTGGTCTACATTCTTGGAGAAATTGAAATTAAGGCAAGACAcaattcctcatttattaagaaGATTGTTGTCAACTACGTGTACTCATTCTTGAGGAAGAACTTCAGGCAAGGGGAGAAGGCTTTTGCAATCCCAAGGCAGAAGGTGCTCAAGGTGGGAATGGCATATGAAATATGA
- the LOC102718073 gene encoding DNA cross-link repair protein SNM1, whose translation MGTDIAAGDGEARSPLPVPDGLDGNGFPTTNSDDASSSSFAADFYRSGADWSSLRAAPAPLEEGSGKKERPGGFLVQRNLFQAWGIEKPRRREEARGGGAGASSSATPSPCRKRHRGGEMEVKPLACPFYKKIPGTPFTVDAFRYGVVEGSHAYFLSHFHHDHYGGLTKKWCHGPIYCTVITARLVKMCLSVNSEYICPLELDKEYVIEGVAVTLLEANHCPGAALIHFRLGDGKTYLHTGDFRASKSMQLHPLLQIGRINLLYLDTTYCSPKYKFPPKEDVIDFVVRTAQRYLQKEPKTLIVVGAYSIGKENVYLAISKALEVPIYTDPSRRRILHSFGWSDLSKRICSCNQSSLLHVLPLSSVRHENLKRYLETLNQRFVAVLAFRPTGWSFSESTGKQLDLIKPSSSGRVTIYGVPYSEHSSFTELRDFVMFLRPEKVIPTVNVGNATSRDKMRAHFQEWLRGL comes from the exons ATGGGCAccgacatcgccgccggcgacggggaagCCAGATCGCCCCTGCCTGTTCCGGACGGACTGGACGGCAATGGCttccccaccaccaactccgacgacgctagcagcagcagcttcgcCGCCGACTTCTACCGTAGTGGCGCCGACTGGTCCTCGCTGCGCGCCGCTCCCGCTCCGCTTGAGGAGGGGTCCGGAAAGAAGGAGAGGCCCGGCGGCTTCCTCGTCCAGAGGAACCTCTTCCAGGCGTGGGGGATCGAGAAGCCACGGCGACGGGAGGAAGCGAGGGGCGGCGGGGCTGGGGCTTCTTCGTCCGCTACTCCCTCCCCTTGTAGGAAGCGGCACCGAGGAGGGGAGATGGAGGTGAAGCCTCTCGCCTGCCCGTTCTACAAGAAGATTCCCG GGACTCCATTCACGGTGGATGCATTTCGGTACGGAGTGGTCGAGGGGAGCCATGCCTATTTCCTCAGCCATTTTCACCACGACCATTATGGTGGACTAACAAAGAAATGGTGCCATGGTCCCATCTACTGTACTGTTATCACCGCTCGCCTGGTTAAAATGTGCCTGTCAGTAAATTCTGA GTATATTTGTCCATTGGAGCTTGATAAGGAGTATGTTATAGAGGGGGTTGCAGTGACCTTGCTAGAGGCCAACCATTGCCCTGGTGCAGCACTAATTCACTTCCGTCTTGGTGATGGAAAGACATATCTCCATACTGGGGATTTTAGGGCATCAAAATCAATGCAATTGCACCCACTTCTCCAAATAGGCCGTATAAATTTACTTTACCTGGACACTACGTATTGCAGTCCAAAATACAA GTTCCCTCCCAAAGAGGATGTTATTGATTTTGTTGTGAGGACAGCTCAAAGATATCTACAGAAGGAACCAAAAACACTCATTGTTGTAGGAGCATATAGTATCGGGAAAGAAAATGTATATCTAGCAATTTCTAAAGCTTTAGAG GTTCCTATCTACACTGATCCATCAAGAAGGCGTATTCTTCACTCATTTGGCTGGTCAGATTTATCCAAAAGGATATGTTCATGCAATCAAAGCTCATTACTTCATGTTCTGCCCCTATCATCTGTGCGGCATGAG AACTTGAAGAGGTACTTGGAGACTCTTAACCAAAGATTTGTAGCTGTGCTCGCTTTTCGACCTACAG GTTGGTCTTTCTCTGAGTCAACTGGAAAGCAGCTTGACCTAATTAAACCCAGCTCCAGTGGCAGAGTTACAATCTATG GTGTTCCCTATAGCGAGCACTCAAGTTTTACTGAGCTTAGGGATTTTGTTATG TTTCTGAGACCAGAAAAGGTAATTCCCACTGTTAATGTTGGGAATGCCACAAGTCGAGACAAAATGCGAGCACATTTCCAGGAATGGCTGAGGGGCTTGTGA